Genomic window (Syngnathus scovelli strain Florida chromosome 14, RoL_Ssco_1.2, whole genome shotgun sequence):
GTCCATGAGGAAGTGAACCTGTGCGGCTACGTAAGCCCTCTATGTGCCACAGGCAGGATAAAAGCATTggaaaattcacaattttgatAAGCACAAGTATAAGGGCTAGTCCAAGGGGTGGGCAAACATGTCAATTGAATTGAGTgaattataaaaaataataaataaatatataaatcaaTAGAGTGAAttgtagaaaaataaataaataaataatgatcatAAATAAATTCTCAGGCCAAAATATTATTATACTATTGCTTTGTGGGTCATACTTTGTGCACCCCAGGGCTAGTTTGATGCTGGTGACCCACCTTGCAGCTTGTACAGGTGCACAGCAAAGAGCGCCACGTAGATGGCCAGAACACCGCACCCTGTTGAGGCCGTGACACATGCAGGGACTGGAAATGCTTCAGTTTGCAGGCCACCGCGTTGGTCTCCCTGGGACAGTCTGTCATGTCCTCGTGGCTCCGCTTGCGAGGAAAGCTCCTGCTTGGCGTTCCCTAACGTGAGACAGTGAGTTATGATGCGACACGGTTGCTTAAAACACCAAATTCATCCAGCGAGGGCGAAATGATCAGGCGGCGAAAATGAGCGGTTTACAGTAAAGCTGGCCTGTGAAGCGCGGCCAAAGCTGTCTGCAGAGACACAGACAGAGGGGCCTTGTGGGTCATGTCTCCTCTAATTACCCAAAAGGAAGcctgtcacgttgctcttctgcgCCATCAAGTGGCAAGCTCGAGCCCACAACAGAGAAAACGCAGCAACGCTGCACATCTGCGCCGATTCCGCACGACACGATCGTGCCTTTCAAAGGCTTCCACATCACACaggaatatatatatagtgtaatTGCAAGTACAGTATACACTTGCCAAGTACAAAAAGTACTGTGTACATATGTTCATGGACATGTACTGTATTGCTCTAACATGGGCTAAGAAAGAATTGAAACCTTGGGACGATCATAAACAAAAGGCCAACTGTATTAGATTCATataaagttagctaaaatgatGTTTGTGAAAGTAAAAGTGGCCCCACCTTCTGCTCAAGACTGGtggaaggttcttcatggctaaTTTCACTCGATTCCAAAAAGTCCTCTTTCTTTGTTGCTTCCTCTACGGGCTCATCTTTATGCTCCTTTTGCTCGGGTGAAACTGAGAAGGAGACAAATGCATAAAGAACACGATATGTTTGCCACTTGGGCGTTTGTTGCTGTTACCTATGAAGGTGAATTACCTGAAAGGTGAGCAGCATACGTCCATAAGAAAGGAGCTTTGTTCATGCAATCCTCGCACACCATCTCATCCAGTTCCTCCACTTCGCAGCGCAAATGCTAAATGGAATCAAAACAGTTCATATTTAGTGAAGTGTATTTTTTCTTAACAGagctatttatattttattttgagtgcatttttgcaTTTGTCAAGAATAAGTAATACATACCCTGGTATGAAACCAGTCCTCGCAGATGACACACTGAATCATCTCATCGTTGATCTGTCGAGAAATTACTTCAACATAGTAAACACATTCAAAGCAACCAAATGCCGGTGCGCAAATGAACGAATGggataccttgtcctccttatctggAAAAGGCCGGTCGCAGGAGCAGTAGCGTCCAGAGAAGTTGTGATTGTAAAGGTTTTTGGAGTTTTCCTTATCTTTGGCCTGTCAGAGTAAATGATCACGATAAGCAaagtacaaaaaatattttgaggtGCTCATCACTCATTGGCCATTATGCACTTGGCTTCATTTCTAATTTGTGTATGCAATTAATATATTTGCCTACTCAAATTACCTTGAATAATACAGTACTTGTATTGAATCCCATGCAATTAAGCAAGCATACCTAATTTTGTGAACCATCAGTttgaaaattaaagaaaatTCTTACCGGAGTGAGTTTACACTGGAAATCTCCAAACTTGCTGTTTCCACAATCACAGCGAAAATTTCTGTCGCGAAAAGCAGGGAGAGAAACTTGTTTACGGTCAGCGAATACAATGCAACTACCAAACTGATTTTAGTAcattcaaatattttctatactgtATTTGTTCGCACAAGATAGTTCACTTCAACACCATACCTTTTGGTATAGAGTTCAAAGATGTCATGTCCATCGTGGCATTTGTTGGCACAGGCTAGGCAGATGCCAGCAGGCTGCGATGCATCTGGTGTGCAAGTGTTGCATGCAAACACAGCCTGCCTCTTCACATAACCCTGCAAGAAAAACGCACATAAATATAGCTTACATACAAATATGAAATTAAGTTCAATAAGTGTATTTTGCGTGCGCAAATTCCTTTGCATGGGTGGAAGACAAAAGACACGTTACTTACACGTGAGTAAGAGCAGTTTTCCGAGTCGCTTCCCGCAAGTACGCAGAAAATCTCTTCCAGTTCCTCTCCATTTTCAAGGAAATCGTCAAGTTGGGAGTCCACTGCCTTTGTCGCTGCCATGATATGAAAATGCCGAGAAGAAAACGAGTCGGTTAAGGAGCTGGAGTTGGCGCTAAACAATGTTGCAGTTCCGGGCGGGAATTTGGAGCCAAAACCAAGCGGCGGAAGTGACGTAATTGTATGTTTATTCGGTTGGATTTATTTCAGCATATTCTAATCAGTTCAGCCTGGAAGAGTTTAAACTAACTATTTGCGGTCTACTGTTTCTCTATTGTTTCTCATattaaattattcatttctttttGTGATTATAATTTCTTATTTTTCCTATGGACGTTGCAATAGTCTGCCAGCAGAGGGCGTcaagacttgattttttttgtttttgttgttgtttctttccCACCAGTGGTGATACCGTACAATTAAAGTTTggttaaaattaattaaaataaaataaaatatcttgCACAATTTTGATTCATTTTGACGTGCATATTACCATATTCAAATTTTAGACTTTGCTCTCGTAAACATTATGGTGGGAGTCAAAACTACatgattttgatttgatttttgtttatttcggcAAGTACATAAACAATACAATTTTTACAGCTTCGTTCATGTTTTACATGACTTGTCCCGTCCCATTTTCACACTGTGGTGAAGGATGTGTATATGAAATGAAATTTATATTTCACTGTTTTTGTTCACTGTAAACttaaatatattaatatattggAGTATATGGAATTCCATGACTAATATTGTCTCAATTGTTAATTTTGACATACCTATCGCACACTAAAGTCTTAATATCGTACGTTTAAggctttttttaatgttgtagAATGACGGGATGGGGAAAATAATGTGCTGATAATGCCCAGATAGGTCAGTTTTCAGACAAAATCTTTATTTCAGTGTTAATACTTTCTGTGACATTTTTAAGGTGGACTGCTTTGAGGTTTTCCCTCATGTAAAATGagtgccttggctcaataaatgTAGAAATACTGGTCTTCATCTATATGCTGGACCTTCAATAACAGGAACCACAGGCTCAACTTCTTTGACCGCATCTGGTTGCCTTTGCTTACCATCGGACATTTAAGGTGtacttgaaaaataaatcaatttaggGTATTGATGACTTTTTTTCAAATCACCCAATTGGACATTTTATAGCCGACTAGGAATTTGGTATCGAATAAAACAAGTGATACATAAAATACTGTCAATCAGAGTAAATAGCGATCGAAAAGCAAATAGGATGTGCTCATTTCCGAGTGTTCCATGGAGGCAACAGCAACCTCCTCGATCCTGGGTGTGTGCAGTCAGTCCCAGTCAGTCAGTGGAGTCCGTTGACGGGGGCAGAAAGCACCAGCAACATCGCAACGTGCGTCCAGCTGTGCCTGTCATCTATCACCTTGTCTGGAAACTTCTCCCTTTGCACCAACTGGCGGGCCGAAAATGGGAAACTACCCGAGTTAGTTCTCGAAGAGGACCTCAATTCAGGGACGGACTGCCAAAAGTGCCAGGTTAGTTAGCTCTCCGCGTTGCCTCGTCGCGAGTTATTCGCAGCCACGGCGCTTATTTCATGTCAGAGCGAAAACGCGTTGAAATGTTGCAAATGCCACATTTGCACATCGGCCTGCTCGCCCGATTTTTGCAGCCTGCTTGCGATTTTGTCCTGTGCCATCGTTTAGACTAGCAAGCTAGCCAGCTAACATTAGCAAGTGAAGTTAGCTTGGAGGGGCGCGTGCATGAGTTTGACTGATGCTCCACTTAAGCTGTCATGCTTCCAGGTTCTGTTGGGATCTTTTGTTATGTTGTGTTCGTAATAGACCTAGCAGACATTTGATAAGCGCGTGTAATCGAGATGGTGAGCGACTTTACACAGctttcctgttttgtttttttaggctCATCCAGTGAGTCAGTCACATCCTTCACATCCAGGGAGGTGATCCAGGAGCCCCGGTGGAGATGCAGACCTTCCTAAAAGGCCGAAGAGTCGGCTACTGGCTCAGtgagaagaagatgaagaagctGAATTTTCAAGCTTTTGCAGATCTGTGCAGGTATGTGGCAACATATTCAGTACACGTCATTTGCATGAGCAGCAGAAGCTCAAAAGTCCAGCACAAGCCATTCCGTGATGCTGGTTGGTTTCCAAAACTATTATTTTGAAAACAGAAATGGCTTTTAGTGTTTTGCACACCCTGGTTTTTAATCTCAGCTCAGTGACATTTGACATTTCTATCTGTGAGAGTGTAGAAATAACGCTTGACGAGCacaaaatggataaaaacattTCACTTGAACTCAAGATAAAATATGTCCACAATTGCAACAGAGTTGCTGCGACTGTGACATTTTTATGCAAGTCGAAACGTGCCAGAATTTATACCACATGTATGCTTTCCATTCTAAAAGCGGCACTATTTACACTTGAAGTCATTTTTCAATCTTAATTGAATCATCATTGAATCATTATTATTCATGCATGCCTCTTGTTAgaccagaatattttttttttgcggtttaCATGAATGCACGGAGTGAATACCAGAGTCGAGCTCTTGGTTGGCAAAGGTATTTCATATGTCTTGAGTAGAAGCTTGTTGAGACATGGAATTCAGAACaagaagtgtgtgtgagtgtgtgtgtgtgtgtgtgtgtgtgtgtccgtattGAATGCGTCAAGTGCTCAAGGCACAGAAACCTAAAGATGAAGGTCATTATTTTGAAGCAATTACAGTCCAATGATTAAAAGGGATGTTCTAGAATGTTTTTGAGGTTTTAGCACAATACGCTGATAATAATTACATAATAGGAAGCAGTCTGGGGGTGTTAATACTTTGATTCTTTAAAGGAAATTAATTGATGATTTTGCCTAATGTTCTGCAAAATCCTCATCGCTGGCACTGATAGTAACCAAAATATAGATATATTTGATcgtcttcatttttttccattcataaaTTGAATTTGAAAACAGAAGTTGTGTTTGTGACACTGGAGGCTGTGACAAATGTTTTACCTTGTTGTCTATCTTATCCATCGTCAACACTGTCAAAAGTTATGTAAGTTGTCAGAAGTAGGATATGATTTTCTCAAGCACTTGCAACCTTTGAGATCgtattatattatgtctatCGGATTGGGAACATGCTCCTGTGAACTTTTAGCCTTAGGTTGGttgcaaaatataaaaaaaaaaaaaagaatgcaaatCAGTGTTTGAATTAGGTCGACGGCTCAGTCGAGTGTGTGAAGTGTCAAGAGGGTTAAAGTGACCCGATTGAGCTGGCACAGATTACCACACTGTAATcctcaaaacatttttaatctCTTTTAAACTCCCAAGCAACCTTTCTAGAACTTGGACCCAGACCTGAACCCACGAGTATTTTACCGTGGAAGGTGAAGACAAAgaaagacaaacacaaaaaaaacactggttttagatttttttactCGTCACTTACAGTAGTTCTCTTTTGGTCAATATTTCCTCTGTGACTGTTTGAGAAATGAAAAGTCATCTTCATGAGGAAGGAAAAGATGGAAGTCAGACTCTCACATGTCAACATGAGCCGCATTTTGTCTTATCAGGAGCTCGGCATTACATTTCTTGAGAGGTTAACTTAACGAAAACCCACAATTAAATATTGCACAAGTGCTTTGTTCCTGCCTGTCTCATGCAGCTGGATGAAAGAATCCTGAGAATTAGACGCGCTCACTCAGCAATGCTTTCAAGCCACTTAGGCTCATGACGGTGTCCTTGTGTGCGTGCGGGACAATTTGAAATCCTCCCCACCCTGCTCATAACTAGCTTGTAAAATAGCTGATCCATTATGGACATTTCATAATGCAAAAATCCAATTGCCTATTTCTCTGAAGACCAAACACATTAGTCAGCGGATAACTGCTGTTTTAGCACACGGGCAATGTTGATTTATcatccactctgataaaaaacgTTCTGTTGCAACATTTTTATTGGCAACATGGTGTTAAACTCTGACCGCAACCTGATTTCTGTGAGATTTGCTAATTTCTCAGTTGGACGTCTGAGGTTGAACACAGTCTAGTCCGGAAGGAAACATTGTAACACAAGAATTAATCATTTTCAGGGTCAAGGTTTAAGTAACATATTAGCACAAGTTTAGAAATATGGTTAGATATTTTGATAAAACCTAAAAACAATAGAACACGACGTG
Coding sequences:
- the ubr7 gene encoding putative E3 ubiquitin-protein ligase UBR7, producing the protein MAATKAVDSQLDDFLENGEELEEIFCVLAGSDSENCSYSRGYVKRQAVFACNTCTPDASQPAGICLACANKCHDGHDIFELYTKRNFRCDCGNSKFGDFQCKLTPAKDKENSKNLYNHNFSGRYCSCDRPFPDKEDKINDEMIQCVICEDWFHTRHLRCEVEELDEMVCEDCMNKAPFLWTYAAHLSVSPEQKEHKDEPVEEATKKEDFLESSEISHEEPSTSLEQKGTPSRSFPRKRSHEDMTDCPRETNAVACKLKHFQSLHVSRPQQGAVFWPSTWRSLLCTCTSCKRAYVAAQVHFLMDLSDSLLAYEKRGLDKPFGKHPLMTLTSSMNRVQQLEFIYGCNEMATAVTALFHKCAGENKEVTAEAVYELFQELQAKKQRKVNKGYQ